Proteins encoded within one genomic window of Micromonospora halotolerans:
- a CDS encoding MFS transporter permease: MTGWLTEAVPRGRVAAFRTLVYLFVAADLVVFTPWVRTRVDVPGDLYQPLLIGRLLPLPTPTPALVGVVFWVLLAVSLLAATGRAPRLLGWTVFALYFEWMIVAMSYGKVDHDRVGLLVALAVLPTAGRARHGDPTRTEAGGWALRVTQIAVICTYFLAAWAKFRFGGLDWATGSVLARAIIRRGTDLADVIAQVPHLLIVAQFGILAFELLSPLVFLLPERWRLAMVGFFYSFHLVTIATITISFAPHLVAMTSFLPLEKVRPIAWLRRRRSPAPLGQLGQHPLTTAHDDLGAAPLGQA, translated from the coding sequence GTGACCGGCTGGCTGACCGAGGCGGTCCCGCGCGGCCGGGTGGCCGCCTTCCGCACCCTCGTCTACCTCTTCGTCGCCGCCGACCTGGTGGTCTTCACCCCCTGGGTACGCACCCGGGTCGACGTGCCCGGCGACCTCTACCAGCCGCTGCTCATCGGCCGGCTGCTCCCGCTGCCCACCCCCACCCCGGCCCTGGTCGGCGTGGTCTTCTGGGTCCTGCTGGCGGTCTCCCTGCTCGCCGCCACCGGCCGCGCGCCCCGGCTGCTCGGCTGGACGGTCTTCGCCCTCTACTTCGAGTGGATGATCGTCGCGATGAGCTACGGCAAGGTCGACCACGACCGGGTCGGGCTGCTCGTCGCGCTGGCCGTGCTGCCCACCGCCGGGCGGGCCCGGCACGGCGACCCCACCCGCACCGAGGCGGGTGGCTGGGCGCTGCGGGTCACGCAGATCGCGGTCATCTGCACCTACTTCCTGGCCGCCTGGGCCAAGTTCCGCTTCGGCGGCCTGGACTGGGCCACCGGCTCGGTGCTGGCCCGCGCGATCATCCGGCGCGGCACCGACCTGGCCGACGTGATCGCCCAGGTGCCGCACCTGCTGATCGTCGCCCAGTTCGGCATCCTGGCGTTCGAGCTGCTCAGCCCGCTGGTCTTCCTGCTGCCCGAGCGGTGGCGGCTGGCCATGGTCGGCTTCTTCTACTCGTTCCACCTGGTGACCATCGCGACGATCACCATCTCGTTCGCGCCGCACCTGGTGGCCATGACCAGCTTCCTGCCCCTGGAGAAGGTCCGCCCGATCGCCTGGCTCCGCCGGCGCCGGTCACCGGCCCCCCTCGGCCAGCTCGGCCAGCATCCCCTCACAACTGCGCACGACGACCTGGGCGCCGCGCCGCTGGGCCAGGCGTAG
- a CDS encoding dynamin family protein encodes MTVGLRLDEAVWGLLHQALQHYRDNPRATDHLRHQLARLEQPLRIAIAGPWRSGKSTLLNAIMGEEVAPVDGVDGSTVFTWYEDGPQPSATAYVNGQPPQELAIAKSATGMRVDLVGWRAGELRDIVVQWPTRTLRQVTLIDTPATGRDEQGRAPVMERVLRDADAVLYLTRDGRDSDLRVLETSRESAVGQAAAVHVIMVLSRVDETGGGRIDGLLTARRLARRQHRDPRVNELSVHVVPCSGLLGLAGRILSESDYADLAALARVPRPELETHLLSADRFLRGDLPVRLDTGVRAGLLDRLGLFGIRLATTLIRTGCDSRAKLSAELIRRSGLTELRESMARFLVDRRDTLKARSALAAVEALLRAEPGRGTDELLARVEQILVGAHEFRELRLLAALRTSRLGFDAELAAEAARLVGGDGVGLAARLGVEHDATVHRLWDVASEAQWRWRNRAEDPLLRLAQRRGAQVVVRSCEGMLAELAEGGR; translated from the coding sequence GTGACGGTCGGGCTGCGGCTGGACGAGGCGGTCTGGGGGCTGCTGCACCAGGCGCTCCAGCACTACCGGGACAACCCCCGGGCGACGGACCACCTGCGGCACCAGCTGGCCCGGCTGGAACAGCCGCTGCGGATCGCGATCGCCGGCCCGTGGCGGTCCGGCAAGTCGACCCTGCTGAACGCGATCATGGGCGAGGAGGTCGCGCCGGTCGACGGGGTGGACGGCAGCACGGTCTTCACCTGGTACGAGGACGGGCCCCAGCCGAGCGCCACCGCGTACGTGAACGGCCAGCCGCCGCAGGAGCTGGCGATCGCCAAGTCGGCGACCGGGATGCGGGTGGATCTCGTCGGCTGGCGGGCGGGCGAGCTGCGCGACATCGTGGTGCAGTGGCCGACCCGGACGCTGCGCCAGGTCACCCTCATCGACACCCCGGCCACCGGCCGCGACGAGCAGGGCCGGGCGCCGGTGATGGAGCGGGTGCTGAGGGACGCGGACGCGGTCCTGTACCTGACCCGGGACGGCCGCGACAGCGACCTGCGGGTGTTGGAGACCAGCCGGGAGAGCGCGGTCGGGCAGGCCGCCGCGGTGCACGTGATCATGGTGCTGTCGCGGGTGGACGAGACCGGCGGTGGACGGATCGACGGCCTGCTCACCGCCCGCCGGCTCGCCCGGCGCCAGCACCGGGACCCGCGGGTGAACGAGCTCAGCGTGCACGTCGTCCCGTGCAGCGGCCTGCTCGGCCTGGCCGGCCGGATCCTCAGCGAGTCGGACTACGCCGACCTCGCGGCGCTGGCCCGGGTGCCCCGGCCGGAGCTGGAGACGCACCTGCTGTCGGCCGACCGGTTCCTCCGCGGCGACCTGCCCGTCCGGCTCGACACCGGCGTACGCGCCGGACTGCTGGACCGGCTCGGGCTCTTCGGGATCCGGCTGGCGACGACGCTGATCCGCACCGGCTGCGACAGCCGGGCGAAGCTGTCCGCCGAGCTGATCCGGCGCAGCGGCCTGACCGAGCTGCGCGAGTCGATGGCCCGCTTCCTCGTCGACCGGCGGGACACGCTCAAGGCGCGCTCGGCCCTGGCGGCCGTCGAGGCGCTGCTGCGGGCCGAGCCCGGCCGGGGGACGGACGAGCTGCTGGCCCGGGTCGAGCAGATCCTCGTCGGGGCGCACGAGTTCCGCGAGCTGCGCCTGCTCGCCGCGCTACGGACCAGCCGGCTCGGCTTCGACGCCGAGCTGGCCGCGGAGGCGGCGCGGCTGGTCGGCGGCGACGGGGTCGGCCTGGCGGCCCGGCTCGGCGTGGAGCACGACGCGACGGTGCACCGGCTCTGGGACGTCGCCTCGGAGGCCCAGTGGCGGTGGCGGAACCGCGCGGAGGATCCGCTGCTACGCCTGGCCCAGCGGCGCGGCGCCCAGGTCGTCGTGCGCAGTTGTGAGGGGATGCTGGCCGAGCTGGCCGAGGGGGGCCGGTGA
- a CDS encoding dynamin family protein: MIAGIWLDVLDEIARTCGAHGRGDLLQTVRQKRVQLLDPRLRVLVIGESQQGKSQLINAIVNAPACPVGDGRTTALPTVVQHAEVPSAAVVQAPPPTPGRPAGAVLPVAGERTPVPLDQVAAGVAGTFGRRPGGGPAYVEIGLPRALLGSGLVLVDTPGTEEAAALGAAGPTAAPAWADTVLLVSDSTRELSAGELTMLLHVARSHPNVVLVQTKTDLVPDWRAVAERNRQHLAEAGVPAPVIPVSAALRLRAAAGDDRELNAESGFPVLIGRLQRDLAGKSDRLARAAVGVIARTVVEQLAAPLRAELESQAVEEQSGPISRLHAAQREVDELRRCSTRWQNSLADEMADLLSDIEYDLRDRTRQILREVDDAFDSADPLVSWDEFQEWLERSLSEAAEANHEWLVRRCDWAARRVADNFARYGGDVLPPWSMTAPPDPGDGLPELERPAVDRFTTSQKLISGMRGSYGGLLMVGLATTLAGMPMINPLSVGVGALFGGKSIRDESKQLLRRRQAVVKTAIQRHVDDFFVRVTKERRDAVRQVQRMLRDHFTALTEELQEAIIRSFRSAKQAADTDAAVRDQRQREIRVKMTRLAGLFEQAQQLTGARTAPAPLEPRP; this comes from the coding sequence GTGATCGCGGGGATCTGGCTGGATGTGCTCGACGAGATCGCCCGTACGTGCGGCGCACACGGGCGAGGCGACCTGCTCCAGACGGTGCGGCAGAAGCGGGTGCAACTGCTCGACCCCCGGCTGCGGGTGCTGGTCATCGGTGAGTCGCAGCAGGGCAAGAGCCAGCTGATCAACGCCATCGTCAACGCGCCCGCCTGCCCGGTCGGCGACGGCCGCACCACCGCGCTGCCGACCGTGGTGCAGCACGCCGAGGTCCCGTCGGCCGCCGTGGTCCAGGCGCCGCCGCCCACCCCGGGCCGGCCCGCCGGCGCGGTGCTCCCGGTGGCCGGCGAGCGGACCCCGGTGCCGCTGGACCAGGTCGCCGCCGGGGTCGCCGGCACGTTCGGCCGCCGGCCGGGCGGCGGCCCCGCGTACGTCGAGATCGGACTGCCACGCGCGCTGCTCGGCTCCGGGCTGGTGCTGGTGGACACCCCGGGCACGGAGGAGGCGGCCGCACTGGGCGCTGCCGGTCCGACCGCCGCGCCCGCGTGGGCGGACACCGTGCTGCTGGTCTCCGACTCCACCCGGGAACTCTCGGCCGGTGAGCTGACCATGCTGCTGCACGTCGCGCGGTCGCACCCGAACGTCGTGCTGGTGCAGACCAAGACGGATCTCGTGCCGGACTGGCGCGCGGTCGCCGAGCGCAACCGGCAGCACCTCGCCGAGGCCGGCGTGCCGGCGCCGGTCATCCCGGTCTCGGCGGCCCTGCGGCTGCGCGCGGCCGCCGGCGACGACCGGGAGCTGAACGCCGAGTCCGGCTTCCCCGTGCTGATCGGCCGGTTGCAGCGGGACCTCGCCGGCAAGTCCGACCGCCTGGCCCGGGCCGCGGTCGGGGTCATCGCCCGGACCGTGGTGGAACAGCTGGCCGCGCCGCTGCGCGCCGAGCTGGAGAGTCAGGCGGTCGAGGAGCAGTCCGGCCCCATCTCCCGGCTGCACGCGGCGCAGCGCGAGGTCGACGAGCTGCGGCGCTGCTCCACGAGGTGGCAGAACTCGCTCGCCGACGAGATGGCCGACCTGCTCTCCGACATCGAGTACGACCTGCGCGACCGGACCCGGCAGATCCTGCGCGAGGTCGACGACGCGTTCGACAGCGCCGACCCGCTGGTCAGCTGGGACGAGTTCCAGGAATGGCTGGAGCGCAGCCTGTCCGAGGCGGCGGAGGCCAACCACGAGTGGCTGGTCCGGCGCTGCGACTGGGCCGCGCGGCGGGTGGCCGACAACTTCGCCCGGTACGGCGGCGACGTGCTGCCGCCCTGGTCGATGACGGCGCCCCCGGACCCCGGCGACGGCCTGCCCGAGCTGGAACGGCCCGCGGTCGACCGGTTCACCACGAGCCAGAAGCTGATCAGCGGCATGCGGGGCTCGTACGGGGGCCTGTTGATGGTCGGCCTGGCGACGACGCTGGCCGGCATGCCCATGATCAACCCGCTGTCGGTGGGGGTCGGCGCGCTGTTCGGCGGGAAGAGCATCCGCGACGAGAGCAAGCAGCTGCTCCGCCGCCGCCAGGCGGTGGTCAAGACGGCGATCCAGCGGCACGTCGACGACTTCTTCGTCCGGGTCACCAAGGAGCGCCGGGACGCCGTCCGGCAGGTGCAGCGGATGCTGCGGGACCACTTCACGGCGCTGACCGAGGAACTCCAGGAGGCCATCATCCGGTCGTTCCGCAGCGCCAAGCAGGCCGCCGACACCGACGCTGCCGTCCGCGACCAGCGGCAGCGGGAGATCCGGGTGAAGATGACGCGGCTGGCCGGGCTCTTCGAGCAGGCCCAGCAGTTGACCGGCGCCCGCACCGCCCCGGCGCCGCTGGAGCCCCGGCCGTGA
- a CDS encoding IniB N-terminal domain-containing protein, which translates to MDSHQTLHDFVLNLLTDPDARSAFDLDPEGALQAAGLTDVTAADVQDVVPLVVDYAPGAAGLAPVAPVVGQLGLDPLTSDVTDVVGQVQAVPHQIGVSSSHSGVDVSAGALGAIAVDPAGLYAGAALVPGIGLGVGPGGLGTDLTAVHDVADTLDSDVVGTVDTAVDPVVGDVTGAVGDPLGTTAGTDLLHDGGVLGGDLGVLSGTQAQVHGIVGSLGVDQTLGGLGLGDGAGVVPPVHVPATVDGVTHQVDSTLSGVTGTVSGVTGTVGGLTGGITGDTGSHDAAVHGDAHASSDGGLLGGLL; encoded by the coding sequence ATGGATTCGCACCAGACCCTGCACGACTTCGTGCTCAACCTGCTCACCGACCCTGACGCGCGGTCGGCCTTCGACCTCGACCCGGAGGGCGCGCTGCAGGCGGCGGGGCTCACCGACGTCACCGCCGCCGACGTGCAGGACGTCGTCCCGCTGGTGGTCGACTACGCCCCCGGCGCGGCGGGGCTCGCCCCGGTGGCCCCGGTGGTCGGGCAGCTCGGGCTCGACCCGCTCACGAGCGACGTCACCGACGTGGTCGGCCAGGTCCAGGCGGTGCCGCACCAGATCGGCGTGAGCAGTTCCCACAGCGGTGTGGACGTGTCGGCCGGCGCGCTGGGCGCCATCGCGGTCGACCCGGCCGGCCTGTACGCCGGCGCGGCCCTGGTCCCGGGCATCGGCCTGGGCGTCGGGCCGGGCGGGCTCGGCACCGACCTGACCGCGGTGCACGACGTGGCGGACACCCTCGACTCGGACGTGGTGGGCACGGTGGACACCGCCGTCGACCCGGTCGTCGGGGACGTCACCGGGGCGGTCGGCGACCCGCTCGGCACCACGGCCGGCACCGACCTGCTGCACGACGGCGGGGTGCTCGGCGGCGACCTGGGCGTCCTCTCCGGCACGCAGGCCCAGGTCCACGGGATCGTCGGTTCGCTCGGCGTCGACCAGACCCTCGGCGGGCTCGGCCTGGGCGACGGCGCCGGCGTGGTCCCGCCGGTGCACGTGCCGGCCACCGTGGACGGCGTGACGCACCAGGTGGACAGCACGCTCTCCGGCGTGACCGGCACGGTCAGCGGCGTGACGGGCACCGTCGGCGGCCTGACCGGCGGGATCACCGGCGACACCGGGTCGCACGACGCGGCGGTCCACGGCGACGCGCACGCCTCGTCCGACGGCGGCCTGCTGGGCGGGCTGCTCTGA
- a CDS encoding Hsp70 family protein: MPYVLGLDIGNTGTAATVARRRGDAWARPEVVTLGGRSAVVPSVLHLAPDGSLRVGEPATDDRGGTTRDFVRRVGDDVPLLLGGEPCPPETLVAELAAWVIHRVSAHEGAFAEAVVLSHPAGWGPHRRDLLHRALWALDLRNVTLLPRTVTVAESHAARGFPGTTAAVYALGGNTFEAALVRRNARGRYETFGLPQGLEWLGGTDFDEALAEHVRAALGREFAGGEAHPALHGLLAECDRVKRELTIATETDVLLTLPSGPVRVPVTRAQFEDLIRPAVRATVDLLAQTVHSAGLTPAQLDGVLLTGGSARIPLVTELLAAAFPVPVEVEPDPQLTAATGAALAACQVVSPRPRRPAPAPATATASVGAAAPAVPARRHAEPDHPRHGEPPARPPVRITPLNLPKASRLALARGRVRDREG; the protein is encoded by the coding sequence ATGCCGTACGTCCTGGGGTTGGACATCGGGAACACCGGCACGGCCGCCACCGTCGCGAGGCGGCGGGGCGACGCCTGGGCCCGCCCCGAAGTCGTCACGCTGGGTGGCCGGTCGGCCGTCGTACCGTCGGTGCTGCACCTGGCGCCCGACGGGTCGCTGCGGGTGGGCGAGCCGGCGACCGACGACCGCGGCGGCACCACCCGGGACTTCGTCCGCCGGGTCGGCGACGACGTGCCCCTCCTGCTCGGCGGCGAGCCGTGTCCACCGGAGACGCTGGTCGCCGAGCTGGCGGCGTGGGTGATACACCGGGTCTCCGCCCACGAGGGAGCGTTCGCCGAGGCCGTCGTGCTGAGCCATCCGGCCGGGTGGGGCCCGCACCGGCGTGACCTGCTGCACCGCGCGCTCTGGGCCCTCGACCTGCGCAACGTCACCCTGCTTCCGCGCACGGTCACGGTGGCCGAGAGCCATGCGGCACGGGGCTTCCCGGGCACCACGGCCGCGGTCTACGCCCTGGGCGGCAACACGTTCGAGGCGGCGCTGGTCCGCCGCAACGCGCGGGGCAGGTACGAGACGTTCGGCCTGCCGCAGGGTCTGGAGTGGCTCGGCGGCACCGACTTCGACGAGGCGCTCGCCGAGCACGTACGCGCCGCGCTCGGCCGTGAGTTCGCCGGCGGGGAGGCACACCCGGCCCTGCACGGGTTACTGGCGGAGTGCGACCGCGTCAAGCGGGAGCTGACCATCGCCACGGAGACCGACGTCCTGCTCACCCTGCCGAGCGGCCCGGTCCGGGTGCCGGTGACCCGGGCGCAGTTCGAGGACCTGATCCGCCCCGCGGTGCGCGCCACTGTCGACCTGCTGGCGCAGACCGTGCACTCCGCCGGCCTGACGCCGGCCCAGCTCGACGGCGTCCTCCTGACCGGCGGCTCGGCCCGGATCCCGCTGGTCACCGAGCTGCTCGCCGCGGCGTTTCCCGTCCCCGTCGAGGTGGAGCCGGACCCGCAGCTGACCGCCGCCACCGGGGCGGCGCTGGCCGCCTGCCAGGTGGTGTCACCGCGGCCGCGCCGCCCCGCGCCGGCCCCCGCCACCGCCACCGCCTCGGTCGGTGCCGCCGCGCCGGCCGTTCCGGCGAGGCGGCACGCCGAACCCGACCACCCCCGCCATGGCGAGCCCCCGGCCCGCCCCCCGGTCCGGATCACGCCGCTGAACCTGCCGAAGGCGTCCCGCCTGGCGCTGGCCCGCGGCCGGGTCCGGGACCGCGAAGGATGA
- a CDS encoding helix-turn-helix transcriptional regulator has product MIMSTVSDARLVLGTAPTALLGAVVADPGRPLAVGVTGPGGHGKTALLRALARAHLDAGGTVRDGAPGPDRPVDPEAVLLVDDAHLLDDARLETLRRLVVGGRHRLLIGYRPWPRPAGLAGLAEALKRSGQQVVLDPFTVEQTRDYLAGVPDLGGEGQLAPFVHAQTGGVPRDVERLARGLRGSESPPGLPAEPPRAAILAFGPDLEELPPDVRRLLLAVAAGVPLPVDLLGPLLDREPASVDELVAYTRAAGLLGADGRLAPIVRRAVVALSPATERTAIWRRLTEVQLGRGAAVLPLVRSLRAAGALDDCPAAALEAAAEEALGGEPALSAELFAAATAGGLPAGARQAVAVALAGDLEVALRLANRLLATAPPAVRAEAATVAATALAHRGQVERSVELYRWSGLAPSAAFATVGALALGRPVAGADLPDDPAGGPPTLHASAARLMAQGVRESITAAPTSALSRLVQATALLEPDGRRVLLPDSPAALAALTAIHCAELDIAEGVLERAVTTGIGGPLMAHRHRLLQAWILMVRGQTAAAADRLAAVTAGDRPLESRDLLLASALRLGIARRNSDVAGLQRGWGPALEAVVRHPVDLFTLLPLGELAVAGARLGDLARLEPYLREGWLLLDRLGGPALWSAPLHWTGLHAAILTEEPVVADAHVAALLAAADHSRYAAVAAGAATVWVEVLRGVVDPVRVEAAARGLHDAGLCWDAARLAGQAAIRTSDRRAMTTLLECARVLQARSPARADGADDGAAPVAAGPTRYRLSDREHEVAELVLAGLTYREIGDRLFISAKTVEHHVARMRSRLNCANRAELLALLRTVVADRSSAGRQPWPERDPR; this is encoded by the coding sequence ATGATCATGAGTACCGTCTCCGACGCCCGGCTCGTGCTGGGCACCGCGCCGACCGCGCTGCTCGGAGCGGTCGTGGCGGATCCCGGGCGCCCCCTCGCCGTCGGCGTGACGGGTCCCGGCGGCCACGGCAAGACCGCCCTGCTCCGGGCACTGGCGCGGGCCCACCTCGACGCGGGCGGCACGGTGCGGGACGGCGCTCCGGGCCCGGACCGCCCGGTCGACCCCGAGGCCGTGCTGCTCGTCGACGACGCGCACCTGCTGGACGACGCGCGCCTCGAGACGCTGCGCCGGCTGGTGGTCGGCGGCCGGCACCGGCTGCTGATCGGTTACCGCCCGTGGCCCCGGCCGGCGGGGCTGGCCGGGCTGGCCGAGGCGCTGAAACGGAGCGGGCAGCAGGTCGTGCTCGACCCGTTCACCGTCGAACAGACCCGCGACTACCTCGCCGGCGTACCCGACCTCGGCGGGGAGGGCCAGCTGGCCCCGTTCGTGCACGCGCAGACCGGTGGAGTGCCACGGGACGTCGAGCGGCTGGCCCGTGGGCTGCGCGGGTCGGAGAGCCCGCCCGGCCTTCCGGCCGAGCCGCCGCGGGCGGCGATCCTCGCGTTCGGGCCGGACCTGGAGGAGCTGCCGCCGGACGTCCGGCGGCTGCTGCTGGCCGTCGCCGCGGGCGTCCCGCTGCCCGTGGACCTGCTCGGCCCGCTGCTCGACCGGGAGCCGGCCTCGGTGGACGAGCTGGTGGCGTACACCAGGGCGGCGGGCCTGCTCGGCGCGGACGGCCGGCTCGCGCCGATCGTGCGGCGGGCGGTGGTCGCGCTGAGCCCGGCCACCGAACGCACCGCGATCTGGCGCCGCCTCACCGAGGTGCAGCTCGGTCGTGGTGCGGCGGTGCTGCCGCTGGTCCGGTCGTTGCGCGCGGCCGGCGCCCTCGACGACTGCCCGGCCGCGGCGCTGGAGGCCGCGGCCGAGGAGGCGCTGGGCGGTGAGCCGGCGCTCTCCGCCGAGCTGTTCGCGGCGGCCACCGCCGGAGGGCTGCCGGCCGGCGCCCGCCAGGCCGTCGCCGTGGCGCTCGCCGGCGACCTGGAGGTCGCGCTGCGGCTGGCGAACCGGCTGCTCGCGACGGCCCCGCCGGCCGTGCGGGCGGAGGCGGCCACAGTGGCCGCGACGGCGTTGGCGCACCGGGGCCAGGTGGAGCGCAGCGTCGAGCTGTACCGGTGGTCCGGCCTCGCACCGTCGGCGGCGTTCGCCACCGTCGGAGCGCTCGCTCTCGGCCGCCCGGTCGCGGGCGCGGACCTGCCCGACGACCCGGCCGGCGGGCCGCCAACCCTGCACGCCAGCGCCGCGCGGCTCATGGCCCAGGGGGTACGCGAGAGCATCACCGCGGCCCCGACCAGCGCCCTGTCCCGGCTGGTGCAGGCCACCGCGCTGCTGGAGCCGGACGGGCGCCGGGTGCTCCTGCCGGACAGTCCGGCCGCGCTCGCCGCGTTGACCGCGATCCACTGTGCCGAGTTGGACATCGCCGAGGGCGTGCTGGAGCGGGCCGTGACGACCGGCATCGGTGGGCCGCTGATGGCCCACCGGCACCGGTTGCTGCAGGCCTGGATCCTGATGGTGCGCGGCCAGACGGCCGCGGCGGCCGACCGCCTCGCCGCGGTGACCGCCGGCGACCGGCCGCTGGAGTCGCGTGACCTGCTCCTGGCCAGTGCGCTCCGACTCGGCATCGCCCGGCGCAACAGCGACGTCGCGGGGCTGCAACGCGGGTGGGGCCCGGCGCTGGAGGCCGTGGTCCGGCACCCGGTGGACCTGTTCACGCTGCTGCCGCTGGGCGAGCTGGCGGTCGCCGGCGCCCGGCTGGGCGACCTGGCCCGGTTGGAGCCCTACCTGCGGGAGGGGTGGCTGCTGCTGGACCGGCTCGGCGGCCCGGCGCTGTGGAGCGCGCCGCTGCACTGGACCGGGCTGCACGCCGCCATCCTCACCGAGGAGCCGGTGGTCGCCGACGCGCACGTCGCCGCCCTGCTCGCCGCCGCCGACCACAGCCGGTACGCCGCCGTGGCCGCCGGAGCCGCCACCGTCTGGGTCGAGGTGCTCCGCGGCGTCGTGGACCCGGTCCGGGTGGAGGCCGCCGCCCGTGGGCTGCACGACGCCGGGCTGTGCTGGGACGCCGCCCGCCTCGCCGGGCAGGCCGCGATCCGCACCTCGGACCGGCGTGCCATGACCACCCTCCTGGAGTGCGCCCGGGTGCTCCAGGCCCGGTCGCCCGCCCGCGCGGACGGCGCGGATGACGGCGCGGCGCCGGTGGCCGCCGGCCCCACCCGGTACCGGCTCAGCGACCGGGAGCACGAGGTGGCCGAACTGGTGCTGGCCGGCCTGACCTACCGGGAGATCGGCGACCGGCTCTTCATCTCGGCGAAGACGGTGGAGCACCACGTGGCACGGATGCGGTCCCGGCTCAACTGCGCCAACCGGGCGGAGCTGCTGGCCCTGCTGCGCACCGTCGTGGCGGACCGGTCGAGCGCCGGCCGGCAGCCGTGGCCGGAACGGGACCCGCGGTGA